AGGTGGGCAAGGCTGTGGAGGCTGGTCACATCGGCAACTCGCAGGACAAAGAACGCCAGTATTGCCAAACCGACCGTGACACTCAAATGACGGCCCGTTTACTTCACAACAGTGCCACTGTTTAGACATTATTCTGTCATTCCCCCCCGCAATACTTGCGCCTGTTTTCCGGAACCCCAGAACCTGTCTATTCAGGCCTTTTCCGAAGACATGCCAACTTGGGGGCGGGCGCTTGAGCCTCCCCACTTTTTCCAACAGGGAGAACCTTATGCGTCTTGTTTCTACACTTACCGGAGTGAGCCTCACCGGCATGATGCTGGCTCTGAGTACTCCGGCCAGTGCTGCTGTCGACGCCAAGCTGCTCGAAATGCTCCGCGCCAATGGCTCGATCAACCAGGCGCAGTACAACGAACTGCAAGGCGACCTGGCAAAGGAAACCAAGGAAAAGGCCGACCAGAAAGCCCAGTCCGAGCGCCTGAGCTCCTTCGAACAGAAAGTGGCATGGGCCGCCAAGACCCAGATCAAGGGTGACGTGCGCCTGCGTTACGAAGACGTCAACGTCGACAACCCCATCGCCCGCAGCGGCAACCAGGACCGCGAGCGCGTTCGTGCCCGTGTCGGCTTCTACAGCGAGATCAACCCGCAGGTCGACGCCGGTGTGCGCGTGGCCACCGGCAGCAGCGCCGACGCCCGCTCCACCAACCAGAGCCTGGATAACTACTTCGAGAAGAAATCGCTGTGGGTCGACCTGGCCTACCTCGACTGGCACCCGACTGCCATCCCCAACCTGCACCTGATCGGCGGCAAGATGAACCAGCCCTGGGTGAGCATGGGCGACATCATCTGGGACAGCGACATCAACCCGGAAGGTGTGGCGGTCACCTACAAGACCAACCTGGGCGGCGCCGAACTGTTCGGTAGCGCCGGCCACTACAACCTGAAAGATAACGTCGACGGCGACGGCGTGCAGTTCAAGCACGACGCCCAGCTGTACCACGGCCAGTTGGGCGCCAAGTTCAACGCGGCCGACACCGTCAAGCTTACCGTGGGCGGCAGCATCTACGGCTACGACAATGACAAGGAGTCCGCGGCGCTGCGCTCGCTGGGCAACACCACCAACGAGTTCAACCTGGTGGAAGGCTTCGGTCAGCTGGACTTCACCGGCTTCGCCATCCCACTGTCGGCCTATGGCCAGTTCGTCAAGAACACCGAGAGCACCGACGGCAAGGACAAGGCCTGGCTGGCCGGCCTGAAGACCAAGCTGGGCGCCTGGAGCCTGGACTACAACTACCGCGACGTGCAGCGCAACGCCGTGGTCAGCCTGTTCACCGACTCCGACTTCGGCAACGGCTTCACCGGCTCACGTGGCCACAAGTTCAAGGTTGGCTACGAGATCGACAAGAACTTCACCGTCGGTGGCGCCTACCTGATGGCCAAGACCGACTACTCCAACCTGCCGAACAGCGATGCCGACGTCGACACGCTGCAGGTGGACCTGGAAGCCAAGTTCTAAGCAGTCGCGCCCCTGCGTCGCTCAGGCGGGAAATGCCGACCCCATCCGGTATTTCCCGCTTTTTTTCTGCAGAATCGTACGGGGCTGCTTTGCAGCCCTTTCGCGGCACAAGGCCGCTCCTACAGGGGAACGCGAACCTCTGTAGGAGCGGCCTTGTGCCGCGAAAGGGCCGCAGAGCGGCCCCAGCATTCTCCGATCAGCGCTTGCGCAGCACCACACTACCGATCGAATACCCCGCACCAAACGAGCTCAGCACACCCAGCGAGCCCTTGGCCAGGTCATCCTGGTACAGGTGGAAGGCAATCACCGACCCCGCCGAACTGGTGTTGGCATAGCGGTCGAGAATCACCGGCGCATCTTCCTCCGCCACTTCACGCCCCAGCAGCTTCTTGACGATCAGGTGGTTCATGCTCAGGTTCGCCTGGTGCAGCCAGAAGCGCTTGACGTCCGAAGGTTGCAGGTCGTTCTCGGCCAGGTGCTGGCCGATCAGCTCGGCGACCATCGGGCAGACTTCCTTGAACACCTTGCGGCCTTCCTGCACGAACAGCTTGTCCTGCGCGCCGATGCCCTCTTCCGCGGCACGGTTGAGGAAGCCGAAGTTGTTGCGGATGTTGTTGGAGAACGCGGTCAGCAGCTTGGTGCTGACGATGTCGAACTGGTGCTTCGAGGTGGCCAGGTCGGCACGCTCGACCAGCACGGCGGTGGCCGCGTCGCCGAAGATGAAGTGGCTGTCGCGGTCACGGAAGTTCAGGTGGCCGGTGCAGATTTCCGGGTTGACCACCAGTACCGCGCGGGCCTGGCCCAGCTGCACGCTGTTGGCGGCAGTCTGGATGCCGAAGGTGGCCGAGGAGCAGGCCACGTTCATGTCGAAGGCGAAACCCTGGATGCCCAGCGCCTGCTGCACTTCGATGGCGATGGCCGGGTATGGGCGCTGCAGGTTGGAGCAGGCGACGATCACCCCGTCGACATCGGCGGCGCTACGGCCGGCACGTTCCAGCGCCTGGCGGGCGGCGGCCACGCCCATCTCGCAGAGGATCGACTGCTCGTCGTTGCTGCGCTCCGGCAGGCGCGGCTTCATGCGCTGCGGGTCGAGGATGCCGGCCTTGTCCATGACGAAGCGGCTCTTGATGCCCGAGGCCTTCTCGATGAAGGCCGCGTCGGACAGCGGCGCCGCCACGACCTCGCCACGCTCGATGGCGGCGGCGTTTTCAGTGTTGAACTGCTGCGCCCAGGTGTTGAAGGAGGCCACCAGTTCTTCGTTGGAAATGCTCTGGGCCGGGGTGTACAGGCCGGTGCCGCTGATCACGACGTTGTGCACGGTCGTTCCTCTGGTCTGGGGCCGGCGCCGGAAGGGCGCAGGCCAAAAATTGGGGTTCGATACTGGCACCTTGGTACCAATTTGCAATCGTAATAATCCGTATTGGCGAGGGCTTTGCCCTCGATCGCGGGTAAACCCGCTCCTACAGGGACACCACCGACTTCAGAATCGGCAATAAACCTGTAGGGGCTGGCTTGCCAGCGAATGGGCCGCAATGCGGCCGCAAATTCCTGCAAGTGTGCCACAAATCAGCGAGGTTAGGCTTCCACCAGACTCCACTGCTTGCTCAGGCGCTTGTCGGAAACCGGCACCTTGGTGCCCAACTGCTGACCGAACAACGACACCCGGTATTCCTCCAGCAACCAACGGTACAAGGTCAGTTGCTCGTCACGCTTGCCCTCCTGGGCATGCTTGTCGGCCCGGGCCTTGTACTGCGCCCAGCAATTGGCCAGTTCGCCGCTCCATACCCGGTCCTTTTGCACCTGCGAACCCAGCTTCTCCAGGCGCAGTTCCACCGCCTTGAGATAACGCGGCAACTCCTTGAACCAGGCGCCCGGCGTCTCACGTACGAAGCCTGGATATACCAGATTGGCCAGTTGTTGCTTGATATCGTTGAGCGCCACCGCCTGGGTCAGGTCGATCTTGCCCTTGAAGCGCTTCTGCAAACCATGCCACAGCTTCAGCACCTCCAGCGTCTGGCGCGCCAGGCGCTCGGCATGCTCGGCCCAGTTGCCACGCTTGCGTTCGGCCAGCGAAGCGAGGCCTGCGCCGTCGCGCGGCAACGGGTCTTCGCCTTCGAGCACACAGCTGTCGAGGCTGGCCAGCAGGATGTCCTCCACCAGCGCCTCGACCCGGCCCAGCTCGCGGTACAGCAAGCCCAGCTCGGTCAGCCCTGGCAGCTTGCCGCGCAGGAACTTGGCCGGCTCCGCCAGCTGCTGCAGCAACAGGCGCTGCAAGGCGCGGCGGTGCTGGAATTCAGCTTCGGCCTGGGTCGAGAAGCGCCCTTCGCGCACCGTGCCGTTATCCTCGACCAGCGCCGGGTACACGGTCATCGACAGCCCGGCGATCTTCTGCTGGGCGGTCTGCGCCACTTGCGAGAACGCCTTGGCCTGCACCGGCTGCTCGGCCTTCTCGTTACGCGGCAGGGCCAAGGCGGCCTGGCTGGCGGCGGCGAAGCGCGCGGTCAGCTCGGCCAGGTCGCGGCCTTCGCCCAGGA
This genomic stretch from Pseudomonas entomophila harbors:
- a CDS encoding putative porin; this encodes MRLVSTLTGVSLTGMMLALSTPASAAVDAKLLEMLRANGSINQAQYNELQGDLAKETKEKADQKAQSERLSSFEQKVAWAAKTQIKGDVRLRYEDVNVDNPIARSGNQDRERVRARVGFYSEINPQVDAGVRVATGSSADARSTNQSLDNYFEKKSLWVDLAYLDWHPTAIPNLHLIGGKMNQPWVSMGDIIWDSDINPEGVAVTYKTNLGGAELFGSAGHYNLKDNVDGDGVQFKHDAQLYHGQLGAKFNAADTVKLTVGGSIYGYDNDKESAALRSLGNTTNEFNLVEGFGQLDFTGFAIPLSAYGQFVKNTESTDGKDKAWLAGLKTKLGAWSLDYNYRDVQRNAVVSLFTDSDFGNGFTGSRGHKFKVGYEIDKNFTVGGAYLMAKTDYSNLPNSDADVDTLQVDLEAKF
- a CDS encoding beta-ketoacyl-ACP synthase III, with protein sequence MHNVVISGTGLYTPAQSISNEELVASFNTWAQQFNTENAAAIERGEVVAAPLSDAAFIEKASGIKSRFVMDKAGILDPQRMKPRLPERSNDEQSILCEMGVAAARQALERAGRSAADVDGVIVACSNLQRPYPAIAIEVQQALGIQGFAFDMNVACSSATFGIQTAANSVQLGQARAVLVVNPEICTGHLNFRDRDSHFIFGDAATAVLVERADLATSKHQFDIVSTKLLTAFSNNIRNNFGFLNRAAEEGIGAQDKLFVQEGRKVFKEVCPMVAELIGQHLAENDLQPSDVKRFWLHQANLSMNHLIVKKLLGREVAEEDAPVILDRYANTSSAGSVIAFHLYQDDLAKGSLGVLSSFGAGYSIGSVVLRKR